A stretch of DNA from Natrinema salaciae:
TCGGGTACAAGCCATCCCCTGCAACGGAGGAATACGTAGTGACTCGAGAAAATGGAGAATTGCTACTCCGCTTGCAGATATTGAATACCGTATATCAGAATCTCAAGGAAAGTGAGGAGCCACAAACGGTCGAGTCCCTCGCCTCTAAATCGGATCTCACGGAATCACGCGTTCGGGATGCTCTAACGTACCTCGAACGTAGAAATCGCGTAAAACGGATTGAGAATACATATCAAGCGATTCTACCGAAGTGGGGTCGACTGACACCGATTGTGTTATTCATTTCGTGGGTAGTACAACGAGTCCGTTTACCGTTCCAGCGCGCTCGTTCGATAGATTGATTTCCGTCGCTGAAACGGGGTAGGAGAACCTCGTGCGAGTACAGTCGGCGAGTTCGCACAGAGAGGAACCGCCACTGGCCCGCCGGAACCTGTCCAGAGCACTGATTCTCCCACCGCAAAAATCGTGCCGTCCCACCCCCTCCGTCCTCACACGGAGTCGCCGTCGGTTCGCTCGAGCAGGTCGGCGGGAACCGGACAGCCGCAAGGCGTGGCCTTGTGCGTGAGGGGGCCGTAGCTGACGACCAGCGCGATCGCGGTGTCACAGCGCGGGCAGCGAAGCGGCTCTCGGCCGCCCGGCGAGTTGCTGGCGGGGATGACGTCGGCGTCGACGACTATCTCTCCGAGCCCTTCGGGTTCGTCGTCGGCGTCGGCGGTGTCGTCGGCCTCGTCGCTCATCGGCCCCTCCCGCGGCAGCACTCCCGCGATCGGTGCCGGTTCTGCGGATAGCGCCGCCGCTCGAGCGGCGCAGTCGATCGGGTGCGATACGGTCGTCGTGCGAGACGTTTATATCTCGGTAGGAGTAAGCGAATCATGGCTTGCAAACGGCTCGTGTTTGGAAGCCAGTCTCGGGTGTCATCAGCACCCGGGGCGTTTGCGTACGCCCCCGCTGGAGCTGACTTCCAGCGCGAAATGCGCGAAAGAATTACTTATAGCTAATGGAACACGACGGACGAGTACCGCGGTTTCTCGCCTGTATCGACGAACGCGCGCGACGTCGACACCGCCGTCCGAACCGCCGAATCGGCGAATAAAGGGTGAACCGTCGCTCGAGTCGCCGCGGCGACGGCCCGCGAGCGCTACTGCGATCGGGAGGCCGACCGGTTCCGGAACCCGCCGTCGTCCCCGGTGCGGTAGAGGACCGGCGCGACGACGAACGCGGCGACGAGCAGCCCGAGGACACCGCTTCCGGCGAGCAGCGAGACCGGCCAGTAGTAGCCGGTGAGGCCGACGAGCGAGGCGACCGAGAGGACGACCGCGGCGGTTCTCGCGGTGAGCGGGCGACTGGCCCGTATCGGCCCGCGCCCGGCGTCGAGCCCGCGAGCGACGAGGGCGACTTGCCAGCCGGCGAACGCGCCGATCGACGCACCCGTCAGGAGCACGGCGTCGGAGTCCCCGCCGGTCGTCCAGAGGGCGACGGCCGCGAGAACGACCGCGAGCCCGAACCCGAGCGTGCCGCGGTGGGTGGGGTGCCGATCGAAGAGCCGCCAGACGAGAACCAGGAACCCGAGCCCGACGCCGACGCCGGCGATCACGTCGACGAGGTAGTGAACGCCGAGCCCGACGCGCGAGAGACAGACCGCGGTCACGAGCCCGGCCGCGCCGAGGTACCGCCGCCGCCGCGTGCTGACGGAAGTGTACCTGGCCAGACTCAGGTAGACGATCGTCGTCATCAGGGCGTGGCCGCTCGGAAAGCCGTAGCCGGTCGCCGTCGCGGTGGCTTCGTACAGCGGGTGTACCGCTTCCGGAAGCGCGCCGATCTCGACGAGTACGCGGTTCGGCCGCGGCAGCGCGAACGCGTGTTTCAGCGCCGTGATGAGCGAGAGTCCGGCCAGTAACAGCCCGAAGACGGCAGCGATCCGTCCCCGGTCCTCCGTTTCGAACCAGTAGAGCGTCCCGACGAGCAGCCCGAGAAACCACACGTCGCCGAGCTGGGTCACGAACCCGAGCAGTACGACGGCCCACTCCGGTGCGACCTCGCGAAACGCGTCGAACCAGCCGAACCCTCGGGACATATCCGTGTTACGTGCGACGAGACATATAAACGATTCCGCTTGGTCGAACAGTCGTCGGCCGGGACCGATCTCGACCGCGAGTATCGCGATCACCATCGTTCACGCCGCGCGGAGAGTCACTGGAACGCGGGAAAACCCTCATTTTCGCGTCACCTGTAGGCTACCGGAACACGCCGTCGGTCGGCGTCTCGAGGGGAGTCCAATGAGTGAGACACCAGCACCCGAGCGCGAGCGCATCGATCCGGAGTACGACCACCTGCGCGAGGACGGCGTCGACGAGGCCGCACTCGAGGCCCTGCTCGACGAGTACGCGATCGGGCGGGACGAGCACGAGAACGCGCCCGCCTTCGTGATCCGCCCGGACGACGTTCGGGCGGTCGTTCGGCTGCTGCGCGACGAGGCCGGGTTCGACCACCTCTCGTGTATCACGCCCCAGCAGTACGAGGATCGCTACGAGTCGATCGTCCACATGACGAAGTACGACCAGCGGACCCACGAGGTGACGCTGATCGTCCCGCTGCCGACGGGGGAGCCGGTCTGCGAGTCCGCCGAACCCGTCTTCCGAACGGCCGACTGGCACGAGCGCGAGGCCTTCGACCTCGTCGGCATCGAGTACGCGGACCACCCGAACCTCACGCGAATCCTCCTCCCAGAATCGTGGCAGGGCCACCCGCTCGCGCTCGATTACGATCAGGACAAACCGCAGGTCGTCCGGTACGCCGAACACGCCAATCCGCTCCAGGCGGACCGCCGGGCCGAGGAGTCGGACACGATGTTTCTCAACATCGGCCCCCACCATCCGGCGACCCACGGCGTGCTCCACCTCGAGACGGTGCTCGAGGGCGAGACCGTCGCGGCCGTCGAGCCGGACGTCGGCTACCTCCACCGCTGTGAGGAGCAGATGTGCCAGCAGGGCACCTATCGACACCAGATCATTCCGTACTCGAACCGCTGGGATTACACGGCGAACCTGCCCAACGAGTGGGCGGTCGCCCGCGCGATCGAGGACATCGCCGACATCGAGGTACCCGAGTACGCGCAGGTCCTGCGGACGATGACGACCGAGTTCGGGCGCATGCTCGGTCACTTCCTCGCGGTCTCGACGTTCGCGCTCGACGTCTACGGCGACTTCACCGCCATCTTCCAGTACGGCATGCGCGACCGCGAAGTCGTCCAGGACATCCTCGAGGATCTGACCGGCCAGCGGAT
This window harbors:
- a CDS encoding phosphatase PAP2 family protein gives rise to the protein MSRGFGWFDAFREVAPEWAVVLLGFVTQLGDVWFLGLLVGTLYWFETEDRGRIAAVFGLLLAGLSLITALKHAFALPRPNRVLVEIGALPEAVHPLYEATATATGYGFPSGHALMTTIVYLSLARYTSVSTRRRRYLGAAGLVTAVCLSRVGLGVHYLVDVIAGVGVGLGFLVLVWRLFDRHPTHRGTLGFGLAVVLAAVALWTTGGDSDAVLLTGASIGAFAGWQVALVARGLDAGRGPIRASRPLTARTAAVVLSVASLVGLTGYYWPVSLLAGSGVLGLLVAAFVVAPVLYRTGDDGGFRNRSASRSQ
- a CDS encoding NADH-quinone oxidoreductase subunit D, whose translation is MSETPAPERERIDPEYDHLREDGVDEAALEALLDEYAIGRDEHENAPAFVIRPDDVRAVVRLLRDEAGFDHLSCITPQQYEDRYESIVHMTKYDQRTHEVTLIVPLPTGEPVCESAEPVFRTADWHEREAFDLVGIEYADHPNLTRILLPESWQGHPLALDYDQDKPQVVRYAEHANPLQADRRAEESDTMFLNIGPHHPATHGVLHLETVLEGETVAAVEPDVGYLHRCEEQMCQQGTYRHQIIPYSNRWDYTANLPNEWAVARAIEDIADIEVPEYAQVLRTMTTEFGRMLGHFLAVSTFALDVYGDFTAIFQYGMRDREVVQDILEDLTGQRMMFYYFRLGGVCWDLPEPRQEFVEKCRDFLDELPAKVDEYHDLLTGNEIFQRRTMGTGVLEPEVAKDYGCTGPVARGSGVDYDLRRDDPYGYYENLEWNVVTEDSCDNHARVLVRLREVEESAKIIEQCLDLLEDWPDDERTVQSNVPRTLKPDAGTETYRAVESAKGELGIYIRADGSNSPARFKIRSPCFHNLSALPEMAEGEYVADLIASLGSLDIVLGSVDR